The proteins below come from a single Cannabis sativa cultivar Pink pepper isolate KNU-18-1 chromosome 3, ASM2916894v1, whole genome shotgun sequence genomic window:
- the LOC115711414 gene encoding pentatricopeptide repeat-containing protein At5g03800, translating into MATVAPPPPLPLSLPFSSSFSSTVISSLPLFPAKHRPRQHHHHNHVFYSNSPTQSLLCYESFDLKRQTLFNSEILYGCSSSSSSPPPQRSEDYDVKGLFDLLRLSVRSGDVELAKAVHASFLKFEEDSYLGNALISAYIKLGLVPEAYKVFMGLSCPDVVSYTALVSGFSKSGREDEAVKLFFRMRNSGIEPNEYGFVAILTACIRVLNLELGFQVHALAVKMGYLDCVFVSNALMGLYGKCGCLDFVLNLFDKLPHRDLATWNTTISSAVNESMYDKAFELFREMQRIDSLGVDNFTVSTILTACAGSNALAQGQEVHCRAIKCGLEDMLSVSNALIGFYTKCGSVRDVTLLFEKMPVTDIITWTEMITAYMEFGLMDLALETFKKMPERNSISYNALLTGFCKNGEGLMALNLFMSIVKNSLELTDFTLTSVVYACGLLGDSRISEQIHGFVVKSGCGSNACIESALLDMCTRCDRMSDARKMVNRWPVDRDSSIVLTSLICGYARNGQLEEAISLFHYSQSEGTMVLDEVALTSVIGLCGRLGFDEMGKQVHCLALKSGLMSELEVGNATVSMYAKCWNMEDAIKVFESMARRDVVSWNGLIAGLLLHRQGDRALAVWSELEKTRIKPDNITFNLVISAYRHTNSNLVDSCRSLFYSLKTHYDVEPTSDHIASFVGVLGYWGLLEEAEEIISKLPFEPDISVWRALLDSSRIHLNRRIEKRVTKQILSMNPKDPSTFILVSNLYSASGRWHCSEMVREDMRVKGFKKQPGQSWIVHKNKIHSFYARDKSHPQAKDIHSALELLILECLKAGYEPDTSCVLHEVEEHQKKNFLFHHSAKLAATYGILTTKPGKPVRIVKNIVLCGDCHSFFKYVSIVSGRDIFLRDTSGFHCFTRGQCSCKDYW; encoded by the coding sequence ATGGCTACGGTtgctcctcctcctcctcttccGCTATCTCttcccttttcttcttctttttcctcTACTGTTATATCAAGTCTCCCACTTTTTCCCGCTAAACACAGACCTCGTCAACACCACCACCACAATCACGTCTTCTACTCCAACTCTCCTACCCAATCCTTGCTCTGTTACGAGTCTTTTGACCTTAAACGACAAACCCTTTTTAATTCAGAGATTTTGTATGGCTGCTCTTCATCCTCTTCTTCCCCACCGCCACAGCGCTCGGAGGATTATGATGTTAAAGGTCTATTCGATTTGCTTCGACTTTCGGTTCGTTCCGGTGATGTTGAGCTTGCCAAGGCGGTTCATGCTTCCTTTCTCAAGTTTGAAGAAGATAGTTATCTGGGTAATGCTCTCATTTCGGCCTATATTAAATTGGGTCTTGTTCCTGAGGCTTACAAGGTCTTTATGGGCCTCTCTTGCCCCGATGTAGTGTCGTACACTGCTTTGGTTTCTGGGTTTTCAAAGTCGGGTCGTGAAGATGAAGCGGTGAAGCTCTTCTTTCGGATGAGGAATTCAGGTATTGAGCCTAACGAGTATGGTTTTGTGGCAATTTTAACTGCTTGTATTCGGGTTTTGAATTTGGAATTGGGATTTCAAGTTCATGCTTTGGCGGTTAAAATGGGCTACTTGGATTGTGTTTTTGTTTCAAATGCATTAATGGGTTTGTATGGTAAGTGTGGCTGTTTGGATTTTGTACTCAACCTGTTTGATAAATTGCCCCACAGAGACCTCGCAACTTGGAATACTACTATATCGAGCGCAGTGAATGAGTCCATGTATGATAAAGCATTTGAGTTGTTTCGTGAGATGCAAAGAATTGATAGCCTTGGAGTTGATAATTTCACTGTTTCTACCATTTTGACTGCTTGTGCGGGTAGTAATGCTTTGGCTCAAGGCCAAGAAGTTCATTGCCGTGCAATCAAGTGTGGATTAGAAGACATGTTAAGTGTTAGTAATGCGCTTATTGGGTTCTATACCAAGTGCGGAAGTGTAAGAGATGTGACACTTTTGTTTGAGAAAATGCCAGTTACAGATATCATAACATGGACAGAAATGATCACAGCCTACATGGAATTTGGGTTGATGGATTTAGCTTTGGAGACATTCAAGAAGATGCCGGAGAGGAACTCTATTTCTTACAATGCTCTCTTGACAGGATTTTGTAAAAATGGTGAAGGGTTGATGGCATTGAATTTGTTCATGAGTATAGTGAAGAACAGTTTAGAGTTGACAGATTTCACGTTGACTAGTGTTGTTTATGCTTGTGGGTTGCTTGGGGATTCTAGAATTAGTGAGCAGATTCATGGATTCGTTGTTAAGTCTGGTTGTGGGTCAAATGCTTGTATTGAATCAGCATTGCTTGATATGTGTACAAGGTGTGATAGGATGTCAGATGCCAGGAAGATGGTTAATAGGTGGCCAGTTGATCGGGACAGTTCAATTGTCTTGACATCGCTGATATGTGGATATGCTCGAAATGGACAACTGGAGGAAGCCATTTCACTTTTCCATTACAGTCAATCAGAAGGAACAATGGTTTTAGATGAGGTTGCTTTGACTTCGGTCATTGGTCTTTGTGGAAGGTTAGGATTTGATGAAATGGGAAAGCAAGTACATTGCCTTGCTCTTAAATCTGGCCTTATGTCTGAATTAGAAGTAGGAAATGCCACAGTTAGTATGTATGCCAAGTGCTGGAACATGGAGGATGCAATCAAGGTATTCGAATCCATGGCTAGACGCGATGTTGTTTCATGGAATGGTCTGATTGCTGGTCTTCTTCTACATAGACAGGGTGACAGGGCCTTAGCTGTCTGGTCAGAGTTGGAGAAGACAAGAATAAAGCCAGACAATATCACCTTTAATTTAGTAATTTCAGCTTATAGACACACTAACTCCAACTTAGTTGATAGTTGCCGTAGTTTGTTTTACTCTTTGAAAACACATTATGATGTTGAGCCAACCTCAGATCACATTGCCTCCTTTGTTGGAGTTTTAGGTTACTGGGGTCTATTGGAAGAAGCAGAGGAAATAATTAGTAAGCTACCATTTGAGCCAGATATATCAGTTTGGCGAGCCTTGCTTGACAGTAGCAGAATCCATTTGAACAGGAGAATCGAAAAACGGGTCACTAAACAGATACTTTCCATGAATCCTAAAGACCCTTCTACCTTCATACTTGTTTCAAATTTGTATTCTGCATCTGGGAGATGGCATTGCTCTGAAATGGTTAGGGAGGATATGAGAGTAAAGGGATTCAAAAAGCAGCCAGGACAGAGCTGGATTGTTCATAAGAACAAAATCCATTCATTTTACGCGCGAGATAAATCTCATCCCCAAGCAAAAGATATACACAGTGCACTAGAACTACTGATCTTAGAATGCTTGAAAGCTGGTTATGAGCCTGACACAAGCTGTGTTCTTCATGAAGTAGAAGAGCATCAAAAGAAGAATTTCTTGTTCCATCACAGTGCGAAACTTGCAGCAACCTATGGAATCCTGACTACCAAGCCAGGAAAACCTGTTCGAATTGTTAAGAATATAGTTCTATGTGGAGACTGCCattcatttttcaaatatgtatcTATTGTTAGTGGTAGGGACATTTTTCTTAGGGACACTTCTGGTTTTCATTGCTTTACAAGGGGGCAATGTTCATGCAAAGATTACTGGTAG